One segment of Carya illinoinensis cultivar Pawnee chromosome 1, C.illinoinensisPawnee_v1, whole genome shotgun sequence DNA contains the following:
- the LOC122308250 gene encoding eugenol synthase 2-like, translating into MAQKSKILIIGATGYIGKFMVEGSVKSGHPTFALVRESGGSNPERLELIESFKSSGVALVYGDIYHHESLVKAIKQVDVVISTVGVQQMSDQAKIIAAIKEAGNIKRFLPSEFGVDVDHVNAVEPASSLFALKANFRRSIEAEGIPYTYIVSNAFVGYFLSNLGQMDASAPPRDKVVVLGDGNTKVTFVKEEDVATYTIKAVDDPRTLNKILYLRLPANIFSFHEIVSLWEKKIGKTLEKTYVLEDELLKKIQESSFPTNLILSICHSAFVKGDTTNFEIDASSGVEASEIYPDVKYTTVDEYLDQLV; encoded by the exons ATGGCTCAAAAaagcaaaattctaataatcgGAGCGACCGGATATATAGGAAAATTCATGGTGGAGGGAAGTGTGAAATCTGGGCACCCGACTTTTGCATTGGTTAGAGAAAGCGGAGGTTCTAATCCTGAAAGGTTGGAACTCATTGAGAGCTTCAAGAGCTCTGGGGTGGCACTTGTCTAC GGAGACATCTATCATCATGAGAGCTTGGTGAAGGCAATCAAGCAAGTCGATGTAGTGATCTCCACAGTTGGGGTTCAACAAATGAGTGATCAGGCGAAAATCATTGCTGCCATTAAAGAAGCTGGAAATATAAAG AGATTTCTCCCATCAGAGTTTGGAGTGGATGTGGATCATGTCAATGCAGTTGAGCCAGCCTCAAGTCTTTTCGCTCTCAAGGCTAACTTCCGGAGATCAATTGAGGCTGAAGGAATCCCATACACCTACATCGTGTCCAACGCCTTTGTTGGGTACTTTTTGAGTAACCTTGGACAGATGGATGCCTCAGCTCCACCAAGAGACAAAGTAGTAGTATTAGGAGATGGAAATACCAAAG TAACTTTTGTCAAGGAAGAAGATGTTGCGACTTATACCATCAAAGCAGTGGATGATCCAAGAACCTTGAATAAGATCCTCTATCTTAGACTCCCTGCCAACATTTTTTCATTCCATGAGATTGTATCTCTATGGGAGAAGAAGATCGGAAAGACACTCGAGAAGACTTATGTTCTAGAGGATGAACTTCTTAAGAAGATCCAGG AATCTTCATTTCCCACAAACCTCATTCTATCCATCTGTCACTCTGCGTTTGTGAAGGGAGATACTACAAATTTTGAGATTGATGCTTCTTCTGGCGTGGAGGCTTCTGAGATTTACCCAGATGTAAAATACACAACTGTGGACGAATACCTGGATCAGCTTGTCTAA